Proteins encoded by one window of Cucurbita pepo subsp. pepo cultivar mu-cu-16 chromosome LG14, ASM280686v2, whole genome shotgun sequence:
- the LOC111810674 gene encoding transcription factor bHLH84-like, translating into MEPIGPISEREWISLTGAYTAEESDFMANLLNNYCLPNELNPGSSSAVPSACLAMAPMDEPSYYSNPYYTLNENDSHPLWLPNNGASLSLDFSMEDVRNGDRLDDCGSSRKTRQCRLQQFPAGSSQPEKRAEITVEVATKDDKVAPTPVDTNSRKRSPSSYNVEKTKTSTRNTRARKSSKIGSASCNEEEDHIVSPNGLCTSSFSSEDDCNGGITSSSTLSSSGKPRASRGSATDPQSLYARKRRERINERLRMLQSLVPNGTKVDISTMLEEAVEYVKFLQLQIKLLSSDDLWMYAPIAYNGMDIGLNLKLMKQDNNASQ; encoded by the exons ATGGAACCTATAGGACCCATTTCAGAAAGGGAATGGATATCTCTCACTGGAGCTTACACAGCTGAGGAGTCTGATTTCATGGCTAATTTGCTCAACAACTATTGTCTTCCAAACGAGCTCAATCCCGGTTCGAGCTCGGCCGTCCCGTCTGCTTGTTTGGCCATGGCACCCATGGATGAACCTTCTTACTATAGTAATCCTTATTACACCTTGAATGAGAATGATTCTCACCCTCTTTGGTTGCCTAATAATGGTGCCTCTTTGTCCTTGGATTTCTCGATGGAGGATGTTCGGAATGGCGACCGATTGGACGATTGCGGTTCGAGTCGAAAAACAAGGCAATGCAGGCTGCAACAATTCCCTGCTGGAAGCTCACAGCCCGAAAAGAGAGCTGAGATCACGGTGGAAGTAGCTACGAAGGACGATAAAGTTGCACCGACACCAGTTGACACCAACTCGAGGAAACGATCCCCGAGTTCGTATAAT GTGGAAAAGACGAAGACGAGTACGAGGAACACGAGGGCACGGAAGAGCTCGAAGATTGGTTCGGCTAGCTGCAATGAAGAGGAGGATCACATTGTTAGTCCAAATGGGCTGTGCACAAGCAGCTTCAGCTCAGAAGATGACTGTAATGGTGGGATCACTTCCAGCTCAACCCTGAGCTCAAGTGGAAAGCCAAGAGCCAGTAGAGGCTCAGCCACAGACCCTCAAAGCCTCTATGCAAGG aaaaggagagaaagaaTCAATGAAAGGTTGAGAATGTTACAAAGCCTCGTCCCCAACGGCACGAAG GTTGATATCAGTACAATGCTTGAAGAAGCAGTTGAGTATGTGAAGTTCTTGCAGCTTCAAATCAAG CTGTTGAGCTCTGATGATCTATGGATGTATGCACCAATTGCTTACAATGGAATGGACATTGGACTTAACTTGAAGCTCATGAAACAAGACAATAATGCATCACAATAG
- the LOC111810371 gene encoding probable polygalacturonase At3g15720, producing MGSMKNVAVALIAMMLVATSSAAYAIDDDSMDLVFDGRDINHGVPRKIMKWGVLNHEERVCPKILMECKKDSDCLAESSSDFNVLDYGAVGNGKTDDSQAFLKAWKDVCRASTGIPTLRVPIGKTYLLKPLKFEGPCNPKRVHFEVRGTIMAPSVAAWRSHNEENWIQFLDIAGLNINGAGQFDGQSSSWWKDCHSNCTPPTALFFQNCTGLQLRETKHINSVKNHISLNACNDVVISNVHIIAPENIPNTYGFNISRSNNVLIQNSLIETGDECISLYNGSSNINIVGVTCGPGYGISIRSLGEDGGYNVIENINVSNCTLKGTQNGLRIKTTKGGHGYVRNVIYEKITLIDTQLPIVIDQQYSTLANTRKIKEMGIKVMDVTYREIHGISTNETTVILNCSQTRCSNIVMEDVSIQMSAPGKEVKAFCQNVDGRAVSTVPIVTCLSKSN from the exons ATGGGTAGCATGAAGAATGTCGCGGTGGCTCTAATCGCAATGATGCTGGTAGCGACATCGTCGGCTGCCTATGCCATCGACGACGACTCGATGGACCTCGTCTTCGACGGTCGAGACATCAATCATGGAGTCCCAAGAAAGATCATGAAATGGGGAGTGCTTAATCATGAAGAAAGGGTATGTCCCAAAATCCTCATGGAATGCAAAAAGGACTCTGATTGCTTAGCTGAGT CTTCATCTGATTTCAATGTTCTTGATTATGGagcggttggaaatggaaaaacCGATGATTCACAA GCTTTTTTGAAAGCATGGAAAGACGTGTGTCGGGCATCGACAGGCATCCCAACATTGCGTGTACCAATTGGAAAAACTTACTTGTTGAAGCCTCTCAAATTCGAGGGTCCTTGTAACCCTAAACGAGTACATTTTGAG GTTAGAGGAACAATAATGGCTCCGAGCGTGGCTGCATGGCGTAGCCATAACGAAGAAAACTGGATTCAATTCTTGGACATAGCGGGTCTCAATATCAATGGAGCAGGTCAATTCGATGGCCAGAGTTCTTCTTGGTGGAAAGATTGCCATTCAAACTGCACACCTCCAACG GcattatttttccaaaattgcACCGGGCTCCAACTACGAGAAACTAAGCACATCAATAGTGTCAAAAATCATATCTCCTTAAACGCTTGCAATGATGTCGTTATCTCAAACGTTCACATCATTGCTCCCGAAAACATCCCTAACACATACGGATTCAACATTTCTAGATCAAATAATGTTCTTATTCAAAACTCCTTAATCGAAACAG GTGACGAATGTATTTCTCTATACAACGGTTCTTCTAATATCAATATCGTCGGTGTTACATGTGGACCTGGTTACGGTATAAG CATTAGAAGCTTAGGAGAAGATGGAGGATATAACGTAATTGAAAACATCAATGTAAGCAATTGCACCTTAAAGGGCACTCAAAATGGATTGAGAATCAAGACTACAAAG GGTGGACATGGATATGTAAGAAACGTCATATACGAAAAAATAACGCTAATTGATACCCAATTGCCGATCGTTATTGATCAACAGTATTCAACTCTTGCCAACACGAGAAAAATTAAG GAAATGGGTATAAAAGTGATGGACGTGACGTATCGTGAAATTCATGGAATATCAACAAATGAAACGACAGTCATTTTGAATTGTTCTCAGACTCGTTGTAGTAATATTGTAATGGAAGACGTAAGCATACAGATGTCGGCTCCAGGAAAAGAAGTCAAAGCGTTTTGCCAAAATGTTGATGGAAGAGCAGTATCTACCGTCCCGATTGTGACTTGCTTAtcaaaatctaattaa
- the LOC111809771 gene encoding mitotic checkpoint protein BUB3.2: MTAIPPPPPAGRELSNPPSDGVSNLRFSNHSDHLLVSSWDKTVRLYDASANVLRGEFVHGGPVLDCCFHDDSSGFSVSVDNTVRRLVFNHNKEDILGKHDAPVRCVEYSYAAGQLITGSWDKTLKCWDPRGASGQEHTLVGTYPQPERVYSLSLVGNRLVVATAGRHVNVYDLRNMSQPEQRRESSLKYQTRCVRCYPNGTGYALSSVEGRVAMEFFDPSEASQAKKYAFKCHRKSEAGRDIVYPVNAIAFHPIYGTFATGGCDGYVNVWDGNNKKRLYQYSKYPTSIAALSFSRDGRLLAVASSYTFEEGDKPHEPDAIYVRSVNEIEVKPKPKVYPNPPT; this comes from the exons ATGACAGCCatccctcctcctcctcctgcTGGTCGGGAGCTTTCAAATCCTCCGTCTGATGGCGTTTCCAATCTCCGGTTCTCCAACCACAGTGACCACCTACTTGTTTCCTCTTGGGACAAG ACTGTGCGCTTGTACGACGCCAGCGCCAACGTTCTCCGCGGTGAGTTCGTACACGGTGGTCCTGTGCTCGACTGTTGTTTCCACGACGATTCTTCGGGATTCAGTGTGAGTGTTGACAACACTGTCAGGAG GCTTGTTTTCAATCATAATAAGGAGGATATATTAGGGAAGCATGATGCACCTGTGCGGTGCGTTGAGTACTCTTACGCGGCag GGCAATTAATTACTGGCAGTTGGGATAAAACACTGAAGTGTTGGGATCCCAGAGGTGCAAGTGGTCAGGAACATACGCTGGTTGGAACATATCCTCAGCCTGAGCGTGTTTATTCACTCTCTCTTGTGGGGAACCGTTTAGTTGTAGCAACTGCTGGAAGGCATGTTAATGTCTATGACTTGAGAAATATGTCTCAACCCGAGCAAAGAAGAGAATCCTCATTGAAATATCAGACTCGATGTGTGCGGTGTTATCCAAATGGAACAG GTTATGCTCTTAGTTCTGTTGAAGGACGAGTAGCTATGGAATTTTTTGATCCCTCAGAGGCTAGTCAAGCCAAAAA GTACGCATTCAAATGTCACAGAAAATCAGAGGCTGGAAGGGACATAGTCTATCCGGTCAATGCCATTGCATTCCATCCTAT CTATGGTACTTTTGCAACTGGAGGTTGTGATGGGTACGTGAATGTTTGGGATGGGAACAACAAGAAGAGGCTATATCAG TATTCAAAATACCCAACAAGTATTGCAGCTCTGTCATTTAGTAGAGATGGACGCCTATTAGCTGTAGCATCAAGTTACACATTTGAAGAGGGAGATAAACC cCACGAGCCAGATGCCATTTATGTCCGCAGTGTAAATGAAATAGAAGTTAAGCCAAAGCCTAAAGTATACCCCAATCCTCCAACATGA